TTACGAGCCGTGACCTTCGCACCGTTAGCGACATGAACGTGAAGATCCGTGCCGTGATGACCAAGAATCCGGTGACGGCAAGCCCGAAGGTGAGCCTCGCCAAGGCGAAGGAAATCCTCGCCGAAAAGCGCATTGAAAAGCTCCCGTTGGTGGACGCTTCCGGTGCCTTGAAGGGCCTTATCACGATGACTGACATCTTGAAGCGCGAAAACAACCCGAACGCTAGCCTCGACAAGAATGGCCAGTTGCTCGTGGGTGCCGCTGTCAGCACTTCTGCAAATACTCTCGAACGCGTGGCTGCCCTCGTGGACGCCGGCGTTGACCTGTTGATTATCGATACGGCTCACGGCCACCACATCGGTGTGCGCAACATGGTGAAGACCGTTCGCAAGAAATATCCGAAGCTCACGATTTGCGCCGGTAACGTTTGCACGCCGGAAGCCGTGGAAGAACTCGCCAAGTGCGGTGCCAACATCGTCAAGGTGGGTATCGGTCCGGGTTCCATCTGCACCACGCGTATCGTGGCTGGTGTGGGTTACCCGCAGTTCTCCGCTGTTGTGGAATGCGGTAAGATGGCCCGCAAGGTCGGCGTGAAGATTATCGCTGACGGTGGCCTCAAGTTCTCTGGCGACATCGTGAAGGCTCTCGCTGCTGGTGGTCACGCCGTGATGGTGGGCTCCCTGTTTGCCGGTACCGAAGAAGCTCCGGGCGAAGTGATTCTCGCTGATGGCCGTAGCTACAAGAGCTACCGCGGCATGGGTTCTCTCGGCGCCATGAAGGCTGGCTCCGCTGACCGTTACTTCCAGGGTGGCGTCCAGGAACCGCGCAAGTTCGTTCCGGAAGGCATCGAAGGCCGCGTGCCCTACAAGGGACCGCTCCGCGACACCGTTTACCAGCTGATTGGCGGTATTCACTCTGCCATGGGTTATGCCGGTGCTGCTAACCTCGAAGAACTCTACAAGAAGGCAACCTTTGTCCGTATCACGGGCGCAGGCCTCCGTGAATCTCATCCGCATGATGTAACCATCACGAAGGAAGCTCCGAACTACAGGACTGGCGACTAATTCCGCTATTTCGATGTATAAAAAAGCCCGCGATTCAAATCGCGGGTTTTTATTTGTTTTGCAAATGGAACTGAGCTAATCCTAGAACGGGAACGTGAGACCTATACCGAGGGGCAATACGATCTTGTTGTTGTCGAGATAGCCGTATTCCTTGTTCAGGTTCGTGTAGTAACTGCCGTCTCCGGCGAAGAATTCGAAACCGGCTTCTACGTAGGCACCGAAATGCTTCACGAACAGCACTTCCGCACCGATACCCAGCACGACTCGCCAGTAGTTCACCGTCTCGGTGTATTCCTTGTAGACGCCTGTGCCGATGTCGCGTTCCCTGTCGTATTCGCCGTGAATCCAGTCGGAAGTCAGGAACGTGTAGAAGTAGCGGGATTCCATGGGGTAGTAGATGAGCGAGATGCCGACCTGGAAAATATCTTCCGTGTAGTCGGTGAAATGCACTCCTACGTTGAAGATTTCCTGCGCAACGACGTATTCAAGCGAGACGATGCCGCGGCTCGGGGATTTGATGCCCGCGGTGACGACGAACGTGTAGACGGGGGCGTCCCTGCCGTAGACCATACGCTCTGACGAACTGGATTCTGCGCCAATGAGGACGAGTCCTCCGTCGCCGCTGGAGGATGAAGATTCTTCGGCCGCCGATGACGATGATGCCGTTGTCGCCAAGGCTTCGGTTTCGCCGGCGCCTGCGGCAGAACTGGCGTCGTCTTCGGGAGCAAACTTCTGATCCATGATCGAAGCGAAGGCGTCTTCCGACGACGATTCAACTGCCGATGACAATTCATTTGCCGACGAGCTGGACTCCTGCGCGAATGAGATCGGCGCGAGGAGTGCAACGACGAGCGAGATTGCCTTGATGAGAGTCTTCATTACTTGTTCAAAGCTTCTGTAGCGGCTGCGACGCTGAGCAGGTCGGCTTCCTGGAACGGCTTGCCGATCCACTGGAGGCCCACGGGGAGTCCGCCGGCCATGCCACACGGCACGCTCACGCCCGGGAGGCCGGAAAGGTTCAGGCTCACGGTGTAGATGTCGCTGAGGTACACGGCCATCGGGTCGGATTCGTTCGTGCCGCACTTGAGCGGGAGACCCGGCATGGTGGGGCTTGCGATCACGTCGCAGCTTTCGAATGCCTTGTTGAAGTCGTCGGTAATCAAGCGACGGACCTTCTGGGCCTGCACGTAGTAGGCGTCGTAGAAGCCTGCGGAAAGCACGTAGCTGCCGAGAAGAATACGGCGCTGGACTTCCTTGCCGAAACCTTCGCTGCGGGACTTGGCGTACAGGTCAAAGAGCTTGCGGGCTTCTTTGCTGCGGTAGCCGTAGCGAACGCCGTCGTAGCGGGAAAGGTTCGAGCTAGCTTCGGCGGTTGCAATGATGTAGTAGCTGGACACGGCGTAGCTGATGTGCGGAAGGCTGATTTCCTTGAGGGTAGCGCCTTCGGCTTCAAGTTTTTTCAGCATGCCTTCGATAGCGGCCTTGCATTCGGCGTCGAGACCTTCGCCAAAGTATTCCTTGGGAACGCCAATCACCTTGCCCTTGATGCCGGCGTCGAGCTTTGCGGTAAAGTCTTCGGTCGGGCGAGTGCTGGTGGTGTTGTCGTGCGGGTCGATACCGCAGATGGCGCCGAGGAGCGTGGCGGCATCTTTAACGGTTGCACCGAAGGGACCGATCTGGTCCAAAGAGCTAGCGTAAGCGAGTAAGCCATAACGGGATACGCGGCCGTAGGTGGGCTTGAGGCCCACAACGCCTGTGCAGGCAGCGGGCTGACGAATAGATCCACCGGTGTCGGAGCCAAGAGCACAGGCGACCGTGCCACTGGCCACGGCTACGGCCGAACCGCCACTGGAGCCTCCCGGAACGCGGGATTCGTCGAGCGGGTTGATGACCTTGCCGAAATAAGAAGTTTCGTTGCTGGAACCCATGGCGAATTCGTCCATGTTCGTTTTTCCAACGATCACGGCGCCGGCGGCTTCGAGCTTTTCGATAGCGGTAGCGGTGTAGGGGGCAACAAAGTTTTCAAGAATCTTGGAGGCGGCGGTCGTGCGCGTGCCTTCGATGCACATATTGTCCTTCACGGCGACGGGGATACCGTCGAGGGCGCCCAAAGTCTTGCCTTCAGCGCGGCGCTTGTCGGATTCGGCTGCCTTTTGAAGGGCGCGTTCGTTCAAGACGCTAATGTATGCATTTAAATTCTTGGTAGATTCAATCTTTGCGAGGGATTCTTCAGCGAGGGCCACGGCAGTCTTGCTGCCGTTGGCGAGCTTGTCGCTCAATTCTTGGATGGTCTCCATTACTTTCCTCCGGACCATTTCATGATGTAGATGCCGAGGATCATGCCGATAACGCTTACCACGTTCAGCTTGATGCCCACACCGAAGGCAAACCTGACGAGATACAGGTCGAGGATTACCGGTTCGGGTCTGTCGGCAAAACCGATGTTGAGGTTAAAGGACGAAACGAAGAAGTTGTGGACGACGTTGTTGTATCCACCAGCATTCATCAGTTCGCCAAGCTGACCGAACAGCACACCGAGGCATTCGCCAAGGATTCCGCCGATAATCAGGCCAAGCACGATAAAAACCAATAAACGGCCAAAAGTATTATTTCGATTCATGGGTGCTAATATAGAAAATAGTGGACTGCTAAAAATGAGTAATGTGTGATGAAGAATGTGTAATGAGATCAATACTGAATGAAAAATTTAATTTTACATTCTGCGTTTTAATTACTCATCTCACATTGCTCATCTACTTAATGCTCCAGTCGATGGGTTCCAGGCCCTTGCTCTTTAAATATTCGTTTGCTTTACTAAAATGTTTACATCCGAAGAAGCCTCGATACGCTGACAAAGGACTCGGGTGCGGGGCCGTTAAAATCAGGTGGCCGCGATTTTTGGCGACGAGTTCCTGTTTTTTGATGGCGAAACTACCCCAAAGTAAAAATACCAGGTTCTCGCGAGTCTCGGACAGGCGCTTGATGATGGTGTCTGTAAATTGTTGCCAACCGATTCCGGCGTGGCTTGCTGCCATGTGGGCGCGAACCGTGAGCGATGCGTTCAGCAAGAGGATTCCCTGGTGTGCCCAGCTTTCCAGGTTTCCGTGCGGGGGCGGATTGATGCCCAAATCGTCGTGGAGTTCCTGGAAGATGTTGATGAGCGAGGGGGGCGGCTGGATTCCCATGGGTACGGAGAAGCAGAGCCCGTGTGCCTGGCCCGGGTTGTGGTAAGGGTCTTGTCCGATGATGACGGCCTTGACCTTATCGACAGGGCAAAAGTCGAGGGCTGCAAAAATCTGGGATCCCGGCGGGTACACCACGTGGTGTTCTGCCTTTTCTTGCAGAAGTTTTTCTTTGATCTGCTTAAAATAGGGCTGCTCGAACTGATCGGCGAGCAGCTTCAGCCAGGATTCTTCAAGTTTAACGGACATTGACTTTCCTTGCAAGTATTGCGACTTTTTCACCGTAGGCGCGGGTGTAGAATAATATAGCGGTTTCCTTGCCCTTGGGTTTTAAACGCTTGATTTCGGCATCGGGGTCGAGCTTTACGCCGCGGAGCTTGAGCGTGATTTTACCGATGTTGTGTTCTTTAAGCATGGCGCGCACGGCACCTGTTGCAATTTCGGTGTGGGCGAGCACTTCGTAGCAGGCAAACCCGGGGGTCGGCAGGGGAGTGGCGCTTGCCACGTAGGCGATGCCTTCTGAAATCAGGTGGGCGCTTGGGTCGCAGGCGAGAACCGCCTGGTTAAAGAGGTGGCTTCGAATGAGGACGGGTGCCGGTTCCGAGATGTACTGGCTGATTTCGCCGAGGGGCAGGTCGCTCTTGCTGGTCGCGGTGCGGTAAGTGCGGTCTTTGCCTTCGAGGCTGTCGTTTTTGTCCAGTTTCTCTTGAAGGTCGTCGTCCAGGGTTTCGGAGGAACGGTCGCGTTTCCGGCTCCATTCGGCAAGCGATTCGCCCGACTTGTCAATGATGACGGCGCGTACGGTGTCCGGATTCTTGGCGAGAGCGCCGAACAGCACTAGGCATTCGCGGCAGTCGCTGTGGCCGCCCAAATAAAGAATCTCGGTGCCGTTGGGAATTTCAGCCGGCGGGTATCCGGGCGGGAGCTTGGCCATGCCGCCCTTGTAATGCCTGCTGATTTCAATGACTTCTTCGAGCGTGGGCGTCAGATTGCGCAAGTCACGCTGGTTTTCGCCTTCGATGGCGCGACGGGCTGGGTCGATGGTGAAGTAGTCGGCCCCGTTTTCGACCGAGCGCACGTCGCAGCACTGGGTGCCTACGGATTTCCCGAGGGCCTGCATGTTGTAACGGTACATGGCGAGGCGGTTCTCGTCGAGGTCGAAGCCGGTAACCTTTAGGGTTTCGGGCAAGAAAAGGCTATCGCCACCCATGCCGCAGCAGAGGTCGTTAACGGAGCCTTCGCTTGGCCAAAGGTTTGCCTTCCAACGGCCGATATCTTTTGCGGTGCTCTGCTCCAGGGCGAGCTTGTCGCAAAGCAGAAACGCGTTTTTTTGTTTGGCGTCGCCGAAAAACTTTTCGCGGAACTTGGGAACAAGCGCCATGTAGTCCATGATGGCGGCACGTTCTTCGTTACTGAAACCTTCCTTATTCAGGTAGGTGGAAACCTGCAAGGCGTCTAGCCGCTTAGAAAAGGCTTCTTCGATAAAGCCTTGGATCTTGGCAGAGGTGAGCAGGTCCCAGAAATTCATGTTTGCAAAGATACCTTTTTTGAATTTAATTATATTACAAGGCATGAATAATTCCCTTGATTTTATCGGCGATGTTCACGGGCACTGCGATGAACTCCGCGCCTTGCTGCAAAAGCTGGGCTATGTGGAGTCCGAAGGTGCGTTCCGGTATCCGGGCGGTGAACGGTCGGTAGTATTCTTGGGCGATTACGTAGACCGCGGCCCCAAGGTACGCGAAACGTTGAACTTGGTGCGTGCCATGCGCGATGCCGGGTCGGCGATTGCGTTAATGGGTAACCATGAATTCAACATGCTTTCGTTCTGGCAAAAGAACGGCGCCGGTGGCGGCCATGTCTTGCACCGTTTTAAAGACGGCTTTTTACGCGAACACAGCTTTAACAAGATTGCAATTCATTCGCGGACGGTGACCTCTTTCGTGGGGCGTAAGCAGGAATTTATGGATGTCCTTGAATTCGTGAAGACGCTGCCGATTTACCTGGAAACGGAATCTTTTAGGGCGCAACATGCCTGCTTTGATGTCGATGCCGTTGCCGCGTTAAGGCGTGAAGGCATTACCTGCTTTGCCGACGGCAATTTCGATGAACTCATCGCCCGCGCCAATGACGAAGATTTTGAATATGAAGACAGCCTTTTTGTGCCCATGAGTACGCTCTTGAAAGGCCCTGAAATGCCTTTGCCCGAAGGCGAACATTTTACCGATGCCGAAGGCGTTCGTCGCATTAAGACCCGTATTGCCTGGTGGCTAGACCCGACCAAGGCTAGCTTCCGGGAACTTTGCTTTCAGCCGGGGGTTTCGATGGATGTAGAATCCGAAGTTTTGCCGTCGGTGCGTGCACGGAATTTTTACGGCGAAAGCGAACGCCCCGTATTCTTTGGACATTATTGGTTGACGGGGCTCCCGAAATTGATTCGTGACAATGTGTGCTGTCTCGATTTTAGTGTAGCCGGATATCGCGGAAATGGTCGATTGGTGGCCTACCGCTTTGATGGCGAACAGAAACTGGATGAAAGTAAGTTTGTATGGGTAGAGGCCTCGTCGTTATAAAGAAATTGGCTTCCTTGAAGTTTACGGCTGTGCTGTTGGTGGCGTTTTTGCTGCTGACTTTTTGGGGCGTATTGGCGCAGGCCCATGCCGAGTCTGCCGGACTTCCGGCATCTTTCGCGGTGGATCGCTTTTTTGGTAGCTATTTCATTTGGATTTTAGGTGTCATTCCGCTGCCGGCATTTAAAGGCCTTGCGGTATTGTCTGCCGTGAATGTCCTCGCGTCGCTCTTGTTCCGCATGCCTCGTGGATTAAAGAATGCGGGGCTTTGGCTGATGCATGTCGCATTGTTGGTTTTGCTTGTGGGCGGAATTGCCGAAAGTGAAATCAAGCGGGAATACAACGGGTATCGAGATGTGTCTATTTCCAACGCGACGGTTTCTTTTTTCGCCGTCGATGACAGCTTGAGAGTGACTCCGGTCGAGGTAAATGAAAAAGAATATGCTTACTCGGTTCATTATCATGGCAGGGTAGACGATGTAATGGGAACGTCGGTGGATTTGTACAAGGCTACCTACGACCCCTTGCGTTTTGTGCCTTATGCGTTTATGGCGTTGTTCCTTTTAGGGGCGCTTGTTCATTATGCGATAAAGGTCCGTTGTAAGCAGACGTCAAAAAAGCTAGAAGCGCTTAAGGCGTTGTCTCTTGTGGCGATTCTTGCTGCGTTCCCAATGGATGCTCATGCCTCTGAACGCCCGATTCCGATTTGGGAGGCGTTGCATTCGGATACTCCCATCTTGGTAGAAAATTCGGTGCGCCCCTTTGATTCTTTTGCCCGAGGCTTCCTCGATGACTTGAGCGGCCGTGTGACGTATAAGAAACTTACGGCGGCAAATGTGGTCCGCCAGATTCTGGTCGCTCCCGGAACGGCTAGAAATTACGACTTGTTCAAGGTGCTCCGTAGCGATGTGTCCGTGATTCTTCACTTACCGCATCAAAAGCGTTATGTGAGTTATGCAGAACTTGCCCCGCTGAAAGATGTTCTCAAGCTTTATGCAACGCGCAACGATGACCTGCCTGCGACCACTGAAATACGCCGTCTTTATTCAAATGTGCTGCGGTACGAATCGGTTGCGGATCGCTCGGCGTTTTCGATTATCGCGAAGCATTCCTTGACACATTCCAATGTGTACCCTCGCCAGTTAAAGGCCGAAGTCCTGTATCACTGGCTGAACCTGGCCTTGTTTGCCTTTGTGGCTGCTTTGCTGGCTTGTATTCTATCTTCGCTGAATGTGGTGTTCCGTTCTTTAAAACTGGACGTCGTTGCCAACGTGATGTGCATCGTGACCTCTGTCATTTTGACGGCAATGTTTGCAATGCGTGCTTATGTCGCTGCCCGTCCTCCAATGTCAAGTTTGTACGAAATCGTGATGCTGGTGGCATTGATGCTCATGGTGTTTGAATCGGGGGCGTTTGTGTTCTGTAAGCGCCGCACCTATACCTTGATGATTCCCGTGACATTTATGGCGGCAGCCCTTTTGTTCTTTGCAAAGTTCGTGTTGGAGCCGGGCGATACCTTCCAGCCGATTCCGAATGTGTTGAATTCTTCGGTGTTCTTGACCGTTCATGTGTTTGCGATTGCGCTTGGCTTTGCATCCATGATTTTGTCGGGAGTGGTAGCCCATTTGGTGCTTTACCGAAAAGCAAAGCAGACTCCGATTTTTTCCCTGATGTACGGAACGCTCGTTTTTGGTTTGGTGTTTACGGTTTTAGGAACGCTTCTCGGTGGCGTGTGGGCTGATTTTGCGTGGGGGCGCTTCTGGGGTTTTGACCCGAAGGAATGCGGTGCGCTGTTTGTGATCCTTTGGGCGCTGCTTTCGCTTCATTTGTGGGCTGGAAAAATTGTTTCGCCGCGGGTGTTTGCGCTGTTGAATGCGTTCAACGTGATTGTCACGTTCCTTTGTTGGTTCGGGGTGAACTTGCTTGGGGTGGGTTTGCACAGCTACGGATTCCAGAGTGACTCCTTGACATGGCTTGCGCTGTTTGTTGGGATTGATTCGATGGTGATTGCGTATCTTGGGTGTCGGAAATTCTAGTCTCTCATCGTACATCCCACATTTTTCTATCTTTCTACCCATGCTTCAATGGGATACTCTGCTTTCTGCGACGCGCTACGGGCACCCTGCCGATTTGGACCCGAACCGTTCTGACTTTCATCGCGATTACGACCGCATTGTCTTTTCGACGGCATTTAGGCGCCTTGGCCGTAAAACCCAAGTGCATCCGTTCTCGGTGAACGACCACGTTCATAGTCGCCTTACGCACAGTATCGAAGTTTCCAGTGTGGGCCGTAGCCTTGCGATTACGGTGTACCACCTGATTAAAAAGTATTTGCCGAAGTATATTAACGAATACCATTTTGGAACTATCGTGCAGTCGGCATGCTTGGCCCACGATATCGGTAATCCGCCTTTTGGCCACGCCGGTGAAGCCGCTATTCGCGAATGGTTCCGCAAGAATCGCAATTCGGCCCCGCTTCGCGACTTGAGCGATACCGAAATTGCCGACTTTGAAAATTTTGACGGCAACGCCCAGGGACACCGCATTTTGAGCAAGCTGGAATACCATTTTTTGGACGGTGGTATGCGTTTGACTTATGCAACACTCGGTGCCATGATCAAGTATCCGCAGCTTGCCAAGTTCGGATCTCCGACAAGCTTGTTTGCGACCGAAGCTGACCTTTACCGCGTTACCGCCTATACCCTTGGCATTCCCGAAGTAGAAACGGGCAAGTGGGTGCGCCATCCGCTGGTATACCTGATGGAAGCCGCCGACGATATTTGCTACAGCATTTTGGATGTGGAAGATGCCATTGAACTTGGCATTTTGAGCTACGGCGATGTGCGTGGCATGTTCAGCTACCTTTGCGGCCCCGATGTGAACATTGACAAGGAATACGAAGAAAACGGCCAGAATTTCCGTGATTTCTTGAGCAGCGTGCGTGGCCTTGCCATCCAGAACCTGATTGATGACGTTGCCGTTACCTTCGTGAATAATTACGAAGCCATTATGAGTGGCGAACGCGTGAAGCATTTGACGAACCTTTCCAAGTCCGACGTGATGGAAGGTATCCGTATTGCGAAGCGCTTGGGCGTGGAACGCATTTACCCTGACCGTCGCAAGACCGAACTTGAAGTCGGCAGCTATACCACGCTTGCAACAGTGCTCGATGCCTTTATTAATGGTGTTTACGATTTCCGTTTGAACGGTAACAATTCTTACCGCGCCGACCGCATTGTGCGCCTGATTGGTCAGGCAAAAATCGGCCAGAGCGTGACCGTTGCCGAAGCTTACCACCAGGTGCTGGACTTTGTGAGCGGCATGACGGATAATTACGCAACGTATCTGGCGCGTCAGATCGGCGGCCTTGCCATGGGTTACTAGTTCCCTATGGTTTGGCTGTTCGACTACGACTTGACCTTGTACGGCGCCGAAGAACGGTGCGTGCTGAATTCCCTGGACCACCGCATTTCGCTGTTCGTGCAAAAGACGGTGGGTGGCGATTTCGAATCTGCCCACAAAATTCGTACCGATTACTTGGAACGGTTCGGAACGACCCTTGCCGGGCTTATGGCCATGCATCAGGTCAATCCCGATGATTTTTTTGACTTCATTCATGAACCGGAGTATTTGATCTACCCCAAGAAGGCGCCTGAAAAGTTAGCCTTGTTGCAAAGCTTGAAGGGCCCGCGATTCGTCTTTACGAATGGTCGCCACGACTGGAGCGAAGCGGGTATGGCCCACATGGGGATTGATTCGGCGATTGACGGCGTGTTTGACTTGAAACTGCTCGGCTGGGAAGGAAAACCCCACGAAAGCGCTTACGACAAAATGGAAAAGTGGCTTGCGCAAAAGCTCCCGGCGATGGGTTTTGAAATGCCCGAGAACAAGCGCGAAATTGTGCTGCTGGATGATGGCCTCCGTAATCTGGAACCTGCGCATCGCCGCGGTTGGACGACGATTTTTGTGAATCCGGCCTCCGAAAGCGCTCCTTATGTGGATTACCATATTCCGCATCTGATGAATCTACGCGATATTGTTCCCACTTTAATAAAAATGTGAAATGTGTAATGTGAAATGATAAATCCCACATTTCTCATCTCACATTTCTCATTCCACACTATTATCTACGAACTCATTTTTGTATTTTATTCTACGTATGAGAAAAATTTCACTGTTTGCATTGATTTGCCTTTTGGCGGTGTCGTTTGCTCAAGCGATGCTTGAACCTGCCAAGCGTAATGGTTTTACCAATATGACCGTTGTAACGGAGTATTCTGAACTTTTGAAAGAAAAGAATGCCCGCAACGATTCCTTGTTGCCGGCCCTCGATGGCGACAAGGCCTTTGCCGAAGTGCTCCGCTTGAATCCAAATTTCTGGAGCTTGGGCGGTGCCCTGGACAAAGAAGAATCGGTGGTGACCAAGCTCAATGCGAAAGTGATTTTTATTGACGGTATTCGTGAAGATCCCTTCTGCGAAATAGACAAGAATTCCGGCAGCACCGCGGGTGAATGGAATGTGCGCATTGGCGTGGACTTTGTGTCGGGTGGTTCCAATACGGTGCATATTCACGTGCAACAGTGCTTGGACTATGTGCGAGACCAGCTGGGATATGCTATTAAGAAGGGCGACAAGGTCGTCTTTGTGCCGCCTAAGAAGGTGCTCGATAAAATCAAGGAAAGCGAAATTCCCGATGCCATCGATATCGATATGCAGCAGACTTTGCTCAAGGCTCACGAAGACGTGAACCTGACGGGTAAATGCCCCAACAATATTGAAGCCTACATCATTTTGATGGATGTCTACAAGCAGGTCAAGAATCAGAAAATGGACTTTGTGGTCATTAACGACCAGCTGAATAAAAAGCGCAATGGTGCTGGCCGC
This genomic window from Fibrobacter sp. UWB5 contains:
- the guaB gene encoding IMP dehydrogenase; the protein is MKLLPEALTFDDVLLVPAESSVLPAQTDVSTQLAPNIKLNIPIISAAMDTVTTAPLAISLALQGGLGIIHKNMSIEDQAEEVRKVKRWQSGIVTNPVTLDADEPVSAAFELRARNKVSGFPILSKGKLVGMLTSRDLRTVSDMNVKIRAVMTKNPVTASPKVSLAKAKEILAEKRIEKLPLVDASGALKGLITMTDILKRENNPNASLDKNGQLLVGAAVSTSANTLERVAALVDAGVDLLIIDTAHGHHIGVRNMVKTVRKKYPKLTICAGNVCTPEAVEELAKCGANIVKVGIGPGSICTTRIVAGVGYPQFSAVVECGKMARKVGVKIIADGGLKFSGDIVKALAAGGHAVMVGSLFAGTEEAPGEVILADGRSYKSYRGMGSLGAMKAGSADRYFQGGVQEPRKFVPEGIEGRVPYKGPLRDTVYQLIGGIHSAMGYAGAANLEELYKKATFVRITGAGLRESHPHDVTITKEAPNYRTGD
- the gatA gene encoding Asp-tRNA(Asn)/Glu-tRNA(Gln) amidotransferase subunit GatA: METIQELSDKLANGSKTAVALAEESLAKIESTKNLNAYISVLNERALQKAAESDKRRAEGKTLGALDGIPVAVKDNMCIEGTRTTAASKILENFVAPYTATAIEKLEAAGAVIVGKTNMDEFAMGSSNETSYFGKVINPLDESRVPGGSSGGSAVAVASGTVACALGSDTGGSIRQPAACTGVVGLKPTYGRVSRYGLLAYASSLDQIGPFGATVKDAATLLGAICGIDPHDNTTSTRPTEDFTAKLDAGIKGKVIGVPKEYFGEGLDAECKAAIEGMLKKLEAEGATLKEISLPHISYAVSSYYIIATAEASSNLSRYDGVRYGYRSKEARKLFDLYAKSRSEGFGKEVQRRILLGSYVLSAGFYDAYYVQAQKVRRLITDDFNKAFESCDVIASPTMPGLPLKCGTNESDPMAVYLSDIYTVSLNLSGLPGVSVPCGMAGGLPVGLQWIGKPFQEADLLSVAAATEALNK
- a CDS encoding DUF4321 domain-containing protein, with the protein product MNRNNTFGRLLVFIVLGLIIGGILGECLGVLFGQLGELMNAGGYNNVVHNFFVSSFNLNIGFADRPEPVILDLYLVRFAFGVGIKLNVVSVIGMILGIYIMKWSGGK
- the ung gene encoding uracil-DNA glycosylase; amino-acid sequence: MSVKLEESWLKLLADQFEQPYFKQIKEKLLQEKAEHHVVYPPGSQIFAALDFCPVDKVKAVIIGQDPYHNPGQAHGLCFSVPMGIQPPPSLINIFQELHDDLGINPPPHGNLESWAHQGILLLNASLTVRAHMAASHAGIGWQQFTDTIIKRLSETRENLVFLLWGSFAIKKQELVAKNRGHLILTAPHPSPLSAYRGFFGCKHFSKANEYLKSKGLEPIDWSIK
- a CDS encoding class I SAM-dependent methyltransferase; its protein translation is MNFWDLLTSAKIQGFIEEAFSKRLDALQVSTYLNKEGFSNEERAAIMDYMALVPKFREKFFGDAKQKNAFLLCDKLALEQSTAKDIGRWKANLWPSEGSVNDLCCGMGGDSLFLPETLKVTGFDLDENRLAMYRYNMQALGKSVGTQCCDVRSVENGADYFTIDPARRAIEGENQRDLRNLTPTLEEVIEISRHYKGGMAKLPPGYPPAEIPNGTEILYLGGHSDCRECLVLFGALAKNPDTVRAVIIDKSGESLAEWSRKRDRSSETLDDDLQEKLDKNDSLEGKDRTYRTATSKSDLPLGEISQYISEPAPVLIRSHLFNQAVLACDPSAHLISEGIAYVASATPLPTPGFACYEVLAHTEIATGAVRAMLKEHNIGKITLKLRGVKLDPDAEIKRLKPKGKETAILFYTRAYGEKVAILARKVNVR
- a CDS encoding metallophosphoesterase; this encodes MNNSLDFIGDVHGHCDELRALLQKLGYVESEGAFRYPGGERSVVFLGDYVDRGPKVRETLNLVRAMRDAGSAIALMGNHEFNMLSFWQKNGAGGGHVLHRFKDGFLREHSFNKIAIHSRTVTSFVGRKQEFMDVLEFVKTLPIYLETESFRAQHACFDVDAVAALRREGITCFADGNFDELIARANDEDFEYEDSLFVPMSTLLKGPEMPLPEGEHFTDAEGVRRIKTRIAWWLDPTKASFRELCFQPGVSMDVESEVLPSVRARNFYGESERPVFFGHYWLTGLPKLIRDNVCCLDFSVAGYRGNGRLVAYRFDGEQKLDESKFVWVEASSL
- a CDS encoding cytochrome c biogenesis protein, whose product is MKFTAVLLVAFLLLTFWGVLAQAHAESAGLPASFAVDRFFGSYFIWILGVIPLPAFKGLAVLSAVNVLASLLFRMPRGLKNAGLWLMHVALLVLLVGGIAESEIKREYNGYRDVSISNATVSFFAVDDSLRVTPVEVNEKEYAYSVHYHGRVDDVMGTSVDLYKATYDPLRFVPYAFMALFLLGALVHYAIKVRCKQTSKKLEALKALSLVAILAAFPMDAHASERPIPIWEALHSDTPILVENSVRPFDSFARGFLDDLSGRVTYKKLTAANVVRQILVAPGTARNYDLFKVLRSDVSVILHLPHQKRYVSYAELAPLKDVLKLYATRNDDLPATTEIRRLYSNVLRYESVADRSAFSIIAKHSLTHSNVYPRQLKAEVLYHWLNLALFAFVAALLACILSSLNVVFRSLKLDVVANVMCIVTSVILTAMFAMRAYVAARPPMSSLYEIVMLVALMLMVFESGAFVFCKRRTYTLMIPVTFMAAALLFFAKFVLEPGDTFQPIPNVLNSSVFLTVHVFAIALGFASMILSGVVAHLVLYRKAKQTPIFSLMYGTLVFGLVFTVLGTLLGGVWADFAWGRFWGFDPKECGALFVILWALLSLHLWAGKIVSPRVFALLNAFNVIVTFLCWFGVNLLGVGLHSYGFQSDSLTWLALFVGIDSMVIAYLGCRKF
- a CDS encoding deoxyguanosinetriphosphate triphosphohydrolase, with translation MLQWDTLLSATRYGHPADLDPNRSDFHRDYDRIVFSTAFRRLGRKTQVHPFSVNDHVHSRLTHSIEVSSVGRSLAITVYHLIKKYLPKYINEYHFGTIVQSACLAHDIGNPPFGHAGEAAIREWFRKNRNSAPLRDLSDTEIADFENFDGNAQGHRILSKLEYHFLDGGMRLTYATLGAMIKYPQLAKFGSPTSLFATEADLYRVTAYTLGIPEVETGKWVRHPLVYLMEAADDICYSILDVEDAIELGILSYGDVRGMFSYLCGPDVNIDKEYEENGQNFRDFLSSVRGLAIQNLIDDVAVTFVNNYEAIMSGERVKHLTNLSKSDVMEGIRIAKRLGVERIYPDRRKTELEVGSYTTLATVLDAFINGVYDFRLNGNNSYRADRIVRLIGQAKIGQSVTVAEAYHQVLDFVSGMTDNYATYLARQIGGLAMGY
- a CDS encoding pyrimidine 5'-nucleotidase: MVWLFDYDLTLYGAEERCVLNSLDHRISLFVQKTVGGDFESAHKIRTDYLERFGTTLAGLMAMHQVNPDDFFDFIHEPEYLIYPKKAPEKLALLQSLKGPRFVFTNGRHDWSEAGMAHMGIDSAIDGVFDLKLLGWEGKPHESAYDKMEKWLAQKLPAMGFEMPENKREIVLLDDGLRNLEPAHRRGWTTIFVNPASESAPYVDYHIPHLMNLRDIVPTLIKM